From Dethiosulfovibrio salsuginis, one genomic window encodes:
- the mrdA gene encoding penicillin-binding protein 2, which translates to MFDDRSITDSRLRFLRFISAGSLVLLLAALFHFQVFQSDRYVQLAISNKLRVMRIPPVRGEIYDTNMVSLASNVLTFDIVGYPLDLKKEGVLEGFASLLGRHGIPLTEGDLEKRMKDQYVAPYRSVVLLKNLTLAQMTDLTSDGDFPSQIFHLPVWRRIYPVGSLLCHALGYVGEISDRELQSMGEGGARSRYIGGDVIGKGGVERFYEDRLQGYPGFQVIEVDARGRFVRSISSRKPVPGEDLVLTVDLGAQRLAAEVMGEKRGSIIAMEIATGEIKVLFSSPTFDVNPLSWGVAGKEWRDLINDKDKPMINRAIAGLYAPGSVYKSVIAYAALAEGAVNPRTTYFCSGSYELGNQVFRCHRSWGHGNVNVIEALRDSCDVYFYEVGQKVGIDNLIKWGKLFGIGELTGIDLPGELAGTAAGREWKEKRFGERWYKGDTVNYSIGQGFLLMTPIQILRQFGVVASGKISRPHLLKGISEEPVDVGLDPEILGIIQRGMDAVVSSGGTGRRAAIFGVSIAGKTSTVQNSHGDDHAAFAGYAPAENPKYVAIAYVEAGLHGSTAAAPLVGEILAYLVKHDGGSVTQSQPK; encoded by the coding sequence ATGTTTGACGATAGGTCTATAACCGACAGCCGTTTGCGCTTCTTGAGATTTATATCCGCCGGTTCCCTTGTGCTCCTCCTGGCCGCTTTGTTTCATTTTCAGGTCTTTCAATCGGACAGATACGTTCAGTTGGCTATTTCAAATAAGCTAAGGGTCATGAGGATACCTCCTGTTAGAGGGGAAATCTACGACACGAACATGGTGTCTTTGGCGAGTAACGTCCTAACCTTTGACATAGTCGGTTATCCCCTTGATCTGAAAAAGGAAGGCGTATTAGAGGGCTTTGCCTCCCTTCTAGGTCGTCATGGTATCCCTCTTACCGAGGGAGATCTAGAGAAAAGGATGAAAGATCAGTACGTCGCTCCCTACCGTTCTGTGGTCCTGTTAAAAAACCTTACCCTAGCCCAGATGACCGATCTGACCTCCGACGGTGACTTTCCCTCTCAGATATTCCACCTTCCTGTATGGAGGAGAATTTACCCTGTTGGCTCTCTTTTGTGCCATGCCCTTGGATATGTGGGAGAGATATCCGACAGAGAGTTGCAGTCCATGGGTGAAGGAGGAGCCAGGTCCAGGTATATAGGTGGAGACGTTATCGGCAAAGGTGGAGTCGAGAGGTTTTACGAGGATCGCCTTCAGGGATACCCCGGTTTTCAGGTGATAGAGGTGGACGCCAGAGGTCGTTTTGTCCGATCCATATCCAGCAGAAAACCGGTTCCCGGTGAGGACTTAGTTTTAACCGTAGATCTAGGGGCCCAGCGATTGGCGGCGGAGGTTATGGGCGAAAAAAGAGGCTCAATAATAGCTATGGAGATAGCTACCGGTGAGATAAAGGTCCTTTTTTCAAGCCCCACATTTGACGTCAACCCTCTCTCCTGGGGGGTGGCCGGTAAGGAATGGCGAGATCTCATTAACGACAAGGACAAGCCGATGATCAACAGGGCTATCGCCGGTCTTTACGCTCCTGGTTCGGTCTACAAGAGCGTCATAGCCTATGCCGCCCTTGCTGAAGGAGCCGTTAATCCCAGGACCACCTACTTTTGTTCTGGCAGTTACGAGCTTGGCAATCAGGTATTTCGTTGCCACAGAAGCTGGGGCCACGGTAATGTAAACGTAATAGAGGCCCTAAGGGACTCCTGCGATGTCTACTTCTACGAAGTGGGGCAGAAAGTGGGCATAGATAACCTGATAAAATGGGGAAAGCTTTTCGGCATAGGCGAGTTGACCGGTATCGACCTGCCTGGAGAATTGGCAGGAACGGCGGCGGGAAGGGAATGGAAGGAAAAAAGATTTGGAGAGAGATGGTATAAAGGGGATACGGTTAACTATTCCATAGGACAGGGATTTCTCCTTATGACCCCAATTCAGATACTACGGCAGTTTGGCGTTGTCGCATCGGGCAAAATATCACGGCCTCATCTTTTAAAAGGTATCTCGGAGGAGCCTGTGGACGTCGGACTGGATCCCGAGATTTTGGGCATAATACAAAGAGGTATGGACGCCGTCGTCTCTTCCGGTGGAACCGGAAGGAGAGCCGCAATTTTTGGGGTGTCTATAGCGGGAAAGACCAGTACGGTACAGAACTCCCATGGGGATGACCATGCCGCTTTTGCCGGTTACGCTCCGGCGGAAAACCCTAAGTACGTGGCCATAGCCTACGTCGAGGCTGGGCTTCACGGCAGTACCGCCGCCGCTCCTTTAGTCGGAGAAATTCTCGCCTATCTGGTAAAACACGACGGAGGTTCTGTAACACAGAGTCAGCCTAAATGA
- the mreC gene encoding rod shape-determining protein MreC, which produces MENRQPQIISGLCAVALGLLLTLSTGSETIVKLMGQIGGILEFIERPGIFIRETYIGAQGWIKERDHVLAHLEKLERENDGLFLALHMKEALDVRESVLSSTKDSMVDLRLPLSWWDRLRINKGGIDGVSPGDPVLQDGFLIGRVASVETSRSWVSLISSTGEMIPVVIRETRDVGVITGDGTGSLWLRYIPDGSQIKEGMTLDTALIGESIPAGIPVGSLSGVTRESDHGITEYKVIPGGSLSRIYGVRVFRRESDE; this is translated from the coding sequence ATGGAGAACCGACAGCCACAGATCATCTCTGGGTTATGCGCCGTGGCCCTGGGATTGCTCCTTACCCTAAGTACCGGTAGCGAGACTATCGTAAAACTCATGGGGCAAATAGGAGGTATTCTGGAATTTATCGAAAGACCAGGGATCTTTATTAGAGAGACCTACATAGGAGCTCAAGGTTGGATAAAGGAACGAGACCACGTTTTAGCCCACCTGGAGAAACTGGAACGGGAAAACGACGGTCTCTTTCTGGCGCTGCATATGAAAGAAGCTCTAGACGTAAGGGAGTCGGTACTATCCTCCACGAAGGACTCTATGGTCGATCTTCGTCTCCCTTTAAGTTGGTGGGACAGACTCAGGATAAATAAAGGCGGCATAGATGGGGTCTCCCCTGGGGATCCGGTGCTCCAGGATGGCTTTCTCATAGGGAGGGTTGCCTCGGTTGAGACCTCTCGCTCTTGGGTCAGTCTTATAAGCTCTACAGGAGAGATGATACCTGTGGTTATAAGAGAGACGAGAGACGTTGGGGTTATTACAGGAGATGGTACGGGATCTCTGTGGCTGAGGTATATTCCCGACGGAAGTCAGATAAAAGAGGGAATGACCCTTGATACAGCCCTTATCGGGGAGTCCATACCGGCGGGAATTCCCGTCGGTTCTCTCAGTGGAGTGACCAGGGAGAGCGATCACGGAATAACCGAGTACAAGGTTATACCTGGAGGCTCCCTATCTCGAATATACGGCGTCAGGGTTTTCCGTCGAGAAAGTGATGAGTAA
- the mreB gene encoding rod shape-determining protein: MGFFSGFLGNDVGIDLGTSNVVVYQSGKGIVIDEPSAVAVRKKKKGGQLEVIAFGHEAKAMMGKTPTGVSTIKPLKDGVIANFDMTEAIIRHFLQLTGGRGVKSRPRVVISVPAKVTEVEKKAVIDATLGAGAREAYVVDEPIASALGAGLPIQDPRGSMVLDIGGGTSEVAVLSLGGIVVNNSLRAAGDDMDEAIIAMLRQKHAILIGETTAENIKISIGSAIPLDNEIDVEVKGRDLADGLPKVTTVSSVEIREALDPLISRVEDMVKVALEQTPPELSKDIVDQGIVLTGGVCQIKGLASRFSRALNAPVILADDPLHSVANGVGKILEDLSAMRKVLMSVEKGSR, translated from the coding sequence GTGGGTTTTTTTTCTGGTTTTCTTGGAAACGATGTGGGCATCGATCTAGGTACATCCAACGTGGTGGTATATCAGAGCGGTAAGGGGATAGTCATAGACGAGCCCTCTGCTGTCGCGGTTAGGAAGAAAAAAAAGGGCGGCCAGCTAGAGGTTATCGCTTTCGGCCATGAGGCCAAGGCCATGATGGGAAAAACCCCTACAGGGGTTTCCACGATAAAACCGTTGAAAGACGGGGTAATAGCTAACTTCGATATGACCGAGGCTATCATAAGACACTTTTTACAGCTGACCGGAGGAAGAGGGGTAAAGTCCCGTCCAAGGGTGGTAATCTCCGTTCCTGCAAAGGTAACTGAGGTCGAAAAGAAGGCGGTCATAGACGCTACCTTAGGTGCTGGTGCTAGAGAAGCCTACGTCGTAGACGAGCCTATCGCATCCGCCCTCGGCGCAGGTCTTCCTATTCAGGATCCGAGGGGCAGCATGGTCTTGGATATCGGAGGAGGTACCAGTGAAGTCGCGGTGCTCTCTCTCGGTGGAATTGTGGTAAATAACTCCCTCAGAGCGGCCGGAGACGACATGGACGAGGCCATTATCGCCATGCTCCGGCAGAAACACGCCATATTGATAGGGGAGACTACCGCGGAAAACATAAAGATAAGCATCGGGTCGGCCATACCTCTGGATAATGAGATAGACGTAGAGGTCAAAGGTAGAGACCTTGCGGACGGACTTCCTAAGGTAACCACTGTATCCTCCGTAGAGATAAGGGAGGCCCTGGATCCTTTGATCTCAAGGGTAGAGGACATGGTTAAAGTCGCTTTAGAGCAGACTCCTCCTGAGCTTTCAAAGGATATTGTGGATCAGGGAATCGTCCTAACCGGCGGTGTCTGTCAGATAAAAGGGCTGGCATCGAGATTTTCAAGGGCTCTGAACGCCCCTGTTATTCTGGCTGACGATCCTCTCCATTCTGTGGCCAACGGCGTTGGGAAAATATTGGAGGATCTCAGTGCCATGAGGAAAGTCCTCATGTCGGTGGAAAAAGGAAGCCGATAG
- a CDS encoding JAB domain-containing protein, with amino-acid sequence MTGDQLPRERLLLKGPSALSDGELLAVLLRTGDGSRDVVGLSSYILSSFGGLRGLSKSSVQELMSLKGLGVAKSTAILAAIELGRRISLLALNESGDRTKISVALDEIRLFISEEDREFIIALFLDEKEGIIAREKLSYGGPDGASLDLRYLLKKAVRLDSKGLVLVHNHPNGTLDSSYEDKVLTKIVKEKTDALGLDFLGHYIVSRQGIAAVSL; translated from the coding sequence ATGACCGGCGATCAGCTCCCAAGGGAAAGGCTTCTTTTGAAGGGACCATCCGCTTTGAGCGATGGAGAGCTACTGGCTGTCCTGCTGAGGACCGGAGATGGATCTCGAGATGTCGTTGGGTTATCAAGCTACATCCTTAGCTCCTTCGGTGGACTTAGGGGATTAAGCAAATCGTCGGTACAGGAATTGATGTCCTTGAAAGGTTTAGGGGTGGCGAAGTCAACCGCTATACTTGCGGCAATCGAACTTGGTCGACGAATATCCCTATTGGCCCTGAATGAATCGGGAGACAGGACCAAGATCTCCGTTGCTTTGGATGAGATAAGGTTATTTATTTCTGAAGAGGATAGAGAGTTTATAATAGCCCTTTTCCTCGACGAAAAAGAGGGTATTATAGCCAGGGAAAAGCTTTCCTATGGAGGACCTGATGGGGCCTCTTTGGACCTCAGATATCTTCTAAAAAAAGCTGTAAGGTTAGATTCAAAGGGATTGGTATTGGTGCATAACCATCCCAACGGTACTTTAGATAGCAGTTACGAGGATAAGGTTTTAACGAAAATAGTAAAGGAAAAGACCGATGCTTTAGGATTGGATTTTCTAGGGCACTATATAGTGTCACGGCAGGGTATAGCTGCTGTTTCGCTGTAA
- a CDS encoding MBL fold metallo-hydrolase, whose translation MDYRRFPLGPLWTNGYIFWDKDGAAFFVDPGGDPEDVINWINRENLSLKAIILTHGHADHIAGAAKLLEEFQCELMVNKDDEPMLSNGEKNLSVNLGTECPPILATGYLAHGETFSVGTMDLKVIHTPGHTMGSCCLLVTDEGRSVLITGDTLFARSIGRTDLPGSVPDLMAGSLNLFMDMDDDLKVLPGHGPETSLKVEKRENPFLS comes from the coding sequence ATGGATTACAGAAGATTTCCTTTAGGACCCCTTTGGACTAACGGTTATATTTTCTGGGATAAAGACGGAGCCGCTTTTTTCGTCGATCCAGGAGGGGATCCGGAAGACGTGATAAATTGGATCAACAGGGAGAATCTCTCTCTGAAGGCTATTATACTCACCCACGGACACGCCGATCATATCGCAGGAGCAGCGAAGCTTCTCGAGGAATTTCAGTGTGAACTAATGGTTAACAAAGATGACGAACCGATGCTCTCTAATGGGGAGAAGAACCTTTCAGTTAACTTAGGAACCGAGTGTCCCCCGATACTAGCCACTGGATACCTGGCCCATGGAGAAACGTTTTCCGTAGGGACCATGGATCTAAAGGTAATTCACACACCAGGACACACTATGGGAAGCTGTTGTCTCTTGGTGACCGATGAAGGTCGCTCGGTTCTTATCACCGGAGATACCCTTTTCGCGAGAAGTATAGGAAGGACCGACCTTCCTGGAAGTGTTCCAGATCTCATGGCCGGTTCTTTAAACCTTTTCATGGATATGGACGATGATCTTAAAGTCCTCCCTGGCCATGGTCCAGAGACCTCTCTAAAGGTAGAAAAAAGAGAAAATCCCTTTTTGTCATGA
- the dtd gene encoding D-aminoacyl-tRNA deacylase — MKAVVQRVLSSAVVVDGEEVGRIGNGLCVLLGVTHGDGPDQARWLSDKIASLRVFEDQNGKLNLSLKEVDGQVLVVSQFTLYADCRKGRRPSFVEAAEPVEAKKLYELFVDELKAKGLSVATGVFQAHMDLEIHNDGPVTLIIETPEV, encoded by the coding sequence ATGAAGGCTGTTGTTCAGCGAGTTTTAAGCTCAGCTGTGGTTGTAGACGGTGAGGAAGTCGGAAGGATAGGTAATGGCTTATGCGTCCTCCTAGGTGTGACCCATGGAGACGGACCGGATCAAGCTAGATGGCTTTCGGATAAAATAGCCTCTCTGAGGGTGTTTGAGGATCAAAATGGAAAACTCAACCTGTCTTTGAAGGAAGTCGATGGTCAGGTCCTGGTGGTCTCTCAGTTCACCTTATACGCCGACTGTCGGAAGGGAAGGAGACCTTCCTTCGTTGAGGCAGCGGAGCCAGTTGAGGCTAAAAAACTTTACGAACTTTTTGTGGATGAGCTAAAAGCCAAGGGCCTATCGGTCGCAACCGGTGTTTTTCAGGCCCACATGGACCTTGAGATACACAACGATGGTCCGGTAACTTTGATTATTGAAACCCCGGAGGTTTAA
- a CDS encoding RelA/SpoT family protein: MTGDVKKTSSKKEMFSLRDSFMGRIPESQRSVTVKFAWQELWSKVSRYLSREELMDLGEALIFAAVAHGDQKRGTGEPYIIHCVYVASLLADMKMDLQTMQAALLHDCIEDTVVTKEELVERFGSEVGVLVDGVTKLGKLPFKSFEDYQAENLRKMFLVMAKDIRVVLIKLADRTHNMRTLGALRKDKQQRIAKETLEIYAPLAHRLGIYQVKRTLEDLAFKYYDPNMYYEIRKKVQKRLPEREATIKKAIEELEVRLKDHGIDAFIKGRAKHFYSILEKMNRKGLSVDQLYDLLAMRVTVDDVTTCYTVLGIVHTVWKPIPGQFDDYIANPKNNMYQSLHTTVVGPSGEPMEVQIRTWEMHWLAEYGVAAHWRYKEGSNKMDDLDTKLEWIRQAIEGGQETRPEEFMERLKDDVLTSDVFVFTPQGDVKSLPRGASPVDFAFAVHTQVGNQYVGAMVNNRIVPADYELQNGDIVKVLTSPQGKPSRDWLKVVKSSKAKLKIRNYFKHLDSVAKSEAIQRGRELLDRELKKRYPDQSNSHSQDDIGAALNKIARDMGYNNGEDVFYSIGSNAHSPGSIAARISAVLPDSPGDSSNVVPDPAPQKMIRKDNLDIFVEGAEGVLVKLSDCCKPVPGDSIVGFSTRVRGITVHRENCANISKIPSERLIQVSWGHTGKKRYEARIIVDALDRPGLFSDVAQAVSQAESSLPSVKANQIGGGQARMKLEVTVRNLEHLYTVIARINTVKNVIDVNRG, translated from the coding sequence ATGACCGGTGATGTAAAGAAAACCTCCAGCAAAAAGGAGATGTTCTCCCTTAGAGACAGTTTTATGGGCCGTATTCCTGAAAGCCAGCGCTCTGTTACCGTTAAATTTGCCTGGCAGGAACTCTGGTCCAAGGTCTCTCGGTATCTATCCAGAGAGGAGCTTATGGATTTAGGGGAGGCCCTGATATTTGCCGCGGTGGCCCATGGAGACCAAAAAAGAGGGACAGGGGAGCCTTACATAATACACTGTGTTTACGTAGCGTCCCTTCTGGCGGACATGAAGATGGATCTTCAGACGATGCAGGCGGCCCTTCTCCACGACTGTATCGAGGACACTGTGGTCACTAAAGAGGAGCTCGTCGAGAGATTTGGCTCTGAGGTAGGGGTCCTGGTGGATGGGGTAACTAAGCTTGGGAAACTTCCCTTTAAATCCTTTGAGGACTATCAGGCGGAAAATCTCCGAAAGATGTTCTTGGTCATGGCCAAAGACATTCGAGTCGTGCTGATCAAGCTTGCGGACAGAACCCATAACATGAGGACTTTAGGTGCCCTAAGGAAAGACAAACAACAGAGAATAGCGAAGGAAACTTTGGAAATATACGCTCCTTTAGCCCACCGTCTTGGTATATATCAGGTAAAGAGGACTCTCGAGGACCTCGCTTTTAAGTATTACGACCCTAATATGTACTACGAGATAAGAAAAAAAGTCCAAAAAAGGCTCCCTGAGAGGGAAGCCACGATAAAAAAAGCTATAGAGGAGTTGGAGGTTAGACTTAAAGATCACGGTATAGACGCCTTCATAAAGGGACGAGCTAAACATTTTTATAGCATTTTAGAAAAGATGAATCGAAAGGGCCTTTCGGTGGACCAGCTATACGATCTGCTGGCGATGAGGGTGACAGTAGACGATGTGACCACCTGCTACACCGTTTTAGGCATAGTACACACCGTATGGAAGCCCATACCGGGTCAGTTTGACGACTATATAGCTAATCCTAAGAACAACATGTACCAGTCTCTTCACACCACCGTAGTCGGTCCCTCTGGAGAACCTATGGAGGTTCAGATAAGGACCTGGGAGATGCACTGGTTGGCCGAATACGGTGTCGCCGCTCACTGGAGATATAAAGAGGGCTCCAATAAAATGGACGATCTAGACACCAAACTGGAGTGGATCAGACAGGCCATCGAGGGAGGCCAGGAGACGAGGCCAGAGGAGTTTATGGAGCGCCTTAAAGACGACGTGCTTACCTCCGACGTCTTCGTTTTTACACCTCAGGGAGACGTTAAATCCCTTCCAAGAGGGGCCTCTCCTGTCGATTTTGCCTTTGCTGTACACACTCAGGTCGGTAACCAGTACGTAGGTGCTATGGTCAACAACCGTATCGTTCCGGCGGACTACGAGCTTCAAAACGGCGATATAGTCAAGGTTCTGACCTCCCCTCAGGGCAAGCCCTCGAGAGACTGGCTCAAAGTCGTCAAGAGCAGCAAGGCTAAGCTCAAGATAAGAAACTACTTCAAACATCTCGACTCGGTAGCGAAATCGGAGGCTATCCAGAGGGGCAGAGAGCTTCTGGACAGGGAGCTTAAGAAGAGATATCCAGACCAGAGTAATTCTCACTCTCAGGACGATATAGGTGCTGCTTTAAACAAAATAGCTAGAGATATGGGGTACAATAACGGCGAGGACGTGTTCTACTCTATTGGATCAAACGCCCACTCTCCTGGCTCCATAGCTGCCCGAATATCCGCTGTTTTGCCCGATTCTCCTGGCGATTCATCCAACGTTGTACCCGATCCAGCCCCTCAAAAAATGATAAGAAAAGATAACCTTGATATTTTCGTCGAAGGGGCGGAGGGGGTTTTGGTAAAACTCTCCGACTGCTGTAAACCGGTTCCAGGAGACAGCATAGTCGGCTTCTCCACCAGAGTCAGAGGGATTACCGTCCACAGGGAGAACTGTGCCAATATATCTAAAATACCCTCAGAGAGGCTTATCCAGGTATCCTGGGGACATACAGGAAAAAAACGATACGAAGCCAGAATTATAGTCGATGCACTGGATAGACCTGGTCTTTTTTCCGACGTCGCTCAGGCGGTCTCTCAGGCTGAGTCCAGTTTGCCCTCGGTAAAGGCAAATCAAATCGGTGGAGGACAGGCCAGGATGAAGCTTGAGGTCACCGTCAGGAACTTGGAGCATCTTTATACAGTGATAGCCAGAATAAATACCGTTAAAAATGTGATTGACGTAAATAGGGGGTAA
- a CDS encoding single-stranded-DNA-specific exonuclease RecJ — protein MSKRLSLDLKDCLNGLDIGPGSVETALEWGKAVPGARVMVYGDYDVDGVCSSALAVEMARESGAKSVHYYLPHRQKEGYGVHLNVIKKALKGGIETLIVTDCGSKDVESIEYAVDNGMNVMVFDHHSVEGNTIDIEAFVNPQRGGSEEAKTLCATAVLWSWAFSEGILPSRWLMERLDLVAMSTVGDCVSMGYLNRALVQEGLTVLKSSKRPGLARLVDRLGLVKEDIDESSLAMKLVPCLNAAGRMDVADLSLSVILTGDLSSIDRLEDLNVRRKKISSDIAADIAKKLENYVEHVMYNPDWPVGLLSAIASRLCSRYSLGFALAAPSGKGIKGTLRVPDGGNAVEILSELAPLLDSWGGHPYAAGFSVSNSRWEELSSALEIKLRSIEVAEKPETVVDYDPSMFDLLIWKDLNRIGPFGQDNPFPCFFTSREGGERLIPLGEGGVHAKIESGSKKLIAFNGACQHRSMERIRGWVYRPSINSWRGRKDLQFIVEKIVMF, from the coding sequence ATGTCTAAACGCTTAAGCCTGGACCTTAAGGACTGTTTAAACGGTCTGGATATCGGTCCAGGATCTGTGGAGACCGCCCTTGAATGGGGTAAAGCCGTTCCTGGGGCTAGAGTTATGGTTTACGGTGATTATGACGTCGACGGAGTATGTTCATCTGCCCTTGCGGTGGAGATGGCCAGAGAGTCTGGAGCCAAGTCGGTTCATTACTATCTCCCCCACCGACAGAAAGAGGGCTATGGAGTTCACCTAAATGTCATAAAAAAAGCCCTTAAAGGTGGTATAGAGACCCTCATAGTCACCGACTGTGGCTCTAAAGACGTGGAATCCATCGAATACGCCGTCGACAACGGAATGAACGTAATGGTCTTTGATCATCACTCTGTCGAAGGAAACACCATAGATATTGAGGCTTTCGTTAACCCTCAAAGAGGAGGCTCTGAGGAGGCAAAAACCTTATGTGCTACCGCTGTCCTGTGGAGTTGGGCGTTCAGCGAAGGGATCCTGCCTTCCAGATGGCTGATGGAAAGATTGGACCTAGTCGCTATGTCCACCGTTGGAGACTGTGTAAGTATGGGGTATCTTAACAGGGCTTTGGTTCAGGAAGGTCTTACCGTCCTTAAAAGTTCCAAAAGGCCTGGTTTAGCCAGGCTTGTCGACCGTCTTGGCTTGGTAAAAGAGGATATAGACGAAAGTTCGTTGGCTATGAAGCTGGTACCCTGTCTAAACGCCGCTGGACGAATGGACGTAGCGGACCTCTCGTTATCGGTGATCCTGACAGGAGATCTCTCCTCCATAGATCGTCTAGAGGACCTTAACGTCAGAAGAAAAAAGATCTCCAGCGATATAGCTGCAGACATAGCTAAAAAACTTGAAAATTACGTCGAACACGTTATGTATAACCCAGATTGGCCGGTTGGCTTGCTAAGTGCAATCGCTAGTAGGCTTTGCTCAAGGTACTCCCTCGGTTTTGCCCTGGCTGCTCCCTCCGGGAAGGGGATAAAGGGAACTTTAAGGGTCCCTGATGGCGGAAATGCGGTAGAGATTTTATCGGAATTGGCTCCTCTGCTTGATTCCTGGGGAGGTCATCCCTATGCCGCTGGTTTCTCTGTCAGCAATTCCAGATGGGAAGAGCTTTCTTCAGCTTTGGAGATAAAGCTCAGATCGATTGAAGTGGCGGAAAAGCCGGAAACGGTGGTAGACTATGATCCATCTATGTTTGACCTTCTGATCTGGAAAGATCTGAACCGCATAGGTCCCTTTGGACAGGATAACCCATTCCCCTGTTTTTTCACCTCTCGAGAGGGAGGGGAGAGGCTAATTCCTCTTGGAGAAGGAGGAGTTCACGCTAAAATAGAGTCGGGATCAAAAAAACTAATTGCCTTTAACGGAGCCTGTCAGCATAGATCGATGGAGAGGATCCGTGGCTGGGTCTATAGACCTAGCATCAACTCCTGGAGAGGTCGAAAGGACCTTCAGTTCATAGTGGAAAAAATAGTGATGTTTTAA
- the secF gene encoding protein translocase subunit SecF, with product MEKLAKYRFNFMGYRRQAMAVSAILILISLGSLLTKGLNLGIDFTGGNLVQIEFQAPVEVGDVRDVLAQTGQESAVIQAYSDRGVIIRLKAEEEDVRQRAVEALRSKYETLQVLRFEKVGPVVGQQLRQEAFIALGLALLGILAYITVRFQFRFAAASVVALLHDTIITLGVFSLTGREISVTFIAAILTIVGYSLNDTIVVLDRVRENWKHLRSWGVDDTMNVSINQTLSRTINTSLTTFLPVLAFYIWGGPVLSNFSFALMVGILVGTYSSIYVASSILDEWFKKSPLKG from the coding sequence ATGGAAAAATTAGCTAAGTATCGTTTTAATTTCATGGGCTACCGTCGCCAAGCTATGGCGGTAAGCGCGATTCTCATACTGATAAGCCTAGGTTCCCTTCTGACAAAGGGATTAAACCTAGGGATAGATTTTACCGGTGGAAATCTGGTGCAGATAGAGTTTCAGGCACCTGTTGAGGTCGGAGATGTCAGAGACGTTTTGGCCCAAACCGGTCAGGAAAGTGCGGTAATACAGGCCTATAGCGACAGGGGCGTTATTATACGCCTTAAAGCGGAGGAAGAGGACGTAAGACAGCGTGCTGTAGAGGCCCTTCGCTCCAAATACGAAACCCTTCAGGTCCTAAGGTTTGAAAAAGTAGGTCCTGTGGTGGGACAGCAGCTTAGGCAAGAGGCCTTTATAGCCCTTGGTCTCGCCTTGCTCGGTATTCTGGCCTACATAACCGTCCGTTTTCAGTTTAGATTTGCCGCCGCTAGCGTCGTGGCCCTTCTGCACGACACCATAATAACCCTTGGTGTCTTCAGTCTCACCGGCAGAGAGATCTCGGTTACCTTTATCGCGGCTATTCTCACCATCGTTGGCTACTCTCTCAACGATACTATTGTGGTTCTGGATAGGGTCAGGGAAAATTGGAAGCATCTCAGAAGCTGGGGTGTCGATGACACCATGAACGTCTCCATAAACCAGACCCTCTCAAGGACGATAAACACCTCCTTAACCACCTTTCTCCCGGTTTTAGCCTTCTACATCTGGGGAGGACCTGTGCTGTCCAACTTCTCTTTTGCCCTTATGGTGGGTATTTTGGTAGGTACTTACAGCTCTATCTACGTGGCCAGCTCGATACTCGACGAGTGGTTTAAAAAATCCCCGTTAAAGGGATAA